A segment of the Pelecanus crispus isolate bPelCri1 chromosome Z, bPelCri1.pri, whole genome shotgun sequence genome:
gggggggtgtaAAttgaggtgggggggggaggaaaaggggtgggggggggtcagTATTGGGGTGCCCCCGGGGGATCCTTGACGGAttgggggggggctgtgcggtgatttgggggggctgggggggctcagaGCAATGCAGGGGGGtatggggggtgctggggggggctcggcagggttcgggggggggtttggggtggagTACAGAGAatttgggggtgttggggggggctGATttaggggggtgggggaagaattGGGGGTCCTGAGTTGGTTTGGGGGAGatttggggggtctggggggagaTTTGGGGGGTCGCGGGGGCTCCCTCAGCATTTACgagtgggttttgggggtgacTTGGGCATTCTGGGGGTGGTTTGGGTCTTTGGGGGGCTCTCTGTGGGTTTGGGGGAAATTTGGGGGTtctgggggggactggggaagACCTAGGGGGTGTTCCGGGTGGATTTGGGGGAAATTTGGGGGGGGTTCACAGAAACTTGAGCATTTTGAGGTGCCTTTGAGATGattttggggggtctggggtgggtttgggaAAAATTTAGGGGGTCTCAGAGTGGGTTTGGGGGAAATTTAGGGGGTCTTAGAGTGGGTTTGGGGAAATTcgaggggttttgggggggggttgggggaagATTTAGCAGGTTCCGGGTGGATTTGGGGGAGATTTCAGGGATTTCAAGGCAGGTTTTGGGGGCCCTGTGAGGGTTTTGGGGAAAACTGAGGGGTTTcaggtgggttttggggtgatTTGGCCATTCTAGGGGGGGCGGTTGGGGCTCTCTAAGGATTCTGGGGTGAGTTTGGGGaaaattttggggggggggggggaaggtttAAGGGGGTTCCAGGTGGGGTCCTAGGGTGGGGTTTGGGCCCTCTTGAGGATTTGGGGGGAGATTTGGGGGGTCCCGGGTAGAGTTTGCGACCCCCtgagggttttggggtgggctTGAGATCATTTAGGGGCCTCCAGGTGGGTTTGCAGGAAACTTGGGGTCACCTCAGGGTGGGTTTGGGGAAGATCTGGAGGACCCCAGGTGGGTTTGGGGGAGATTTGGCGGGTCCCCGGTGGGTTTCGAAGCTCCCTGAGGGTTTTGAGGTGGGTTTGGGTAGATTTGGGGGATCCCACGCGGGTTTGGGGGAAATTTGGGGCATCTCAGGTGGGTCTGGGGGAGATCTGGGGGGTCCCACATGGGTTTTGGAACGCTCTAAGGGTTTTGAGGTGGCTTTGGGggaaatttgggggttttgagGTGGGCTTAGATagatttgggggggtcccaggtgggTTTGGGGGCTCTCTGAGGGGTTTGAGGTGGGTTTGGGTAGATTTGGGGGATCCTGGGTGGGTTTTTACCGTTCTCTGAGGTTTTGAGGTGGGTTTGAGGGAGATTTGGGGGATCCCGGATGGGTTTTGCAGCTCTCTAAGGGGGTCTGAGGTGGGTTTGGGGAGATTTAGAGGATCCGGGGTGGGTTTTGGGGCCCCTCTGAGGGGTTTgaggtgggtttggggggatcCCGGATGGGTTTTGCGGTTCTCTGAGGGTTTTGAGGTGGCTTTGGGTAGatctgggggggtcccgggtgggTTTTGTGGCTGAGGAGTTTGAGGTGGGTTTGAGGGAGATTTGGGGGATCCCGGGGTGGGTTTTGTGGCTCTCTGAGGGGTTTgaggtgggtttggggggatcCCGGATGGGTTTTGCGGTTCTCTGAGGAGTTTGAGGTGGCTTTAGGtagatttgggggggggtcccgggtgggTTTTGTGGCTCTCTGAGGAGTTTGAGGTGGGTTTGAGGGAGATTTGGGGGATCCCAGATGGGTTTGAGGGAGATTTGGGGGATCCCGGGTGGGTTTTGTGGCTCTCTGAGGGGTTTgaggtgggtttggggggatcCCGGATGGGTTTTGCGGTTCTCTGAGGAGTTTGAGGTGGCTTTAGGTagatttgggggggtcccggatGGGTTTTGTGGCTCTCTGAGGGGTTTGAGGTGGGTTTGAGGGAGATTTGGGGGGTCTCGGGTGGGTTTGAGGGAGATTTGGGGGATCCCAGATGGGTTTTGGGGCTCTCTGAGGGTTTTGAGGTGGCTTTGGGTAGatctgggggggtcctgggtgggtttgagggagatttggggggggtcccggatGGGTTTGAGGGAGATTTGGGGATCCCGGATGGGTTTTGTGGCTCTCTGAGGGGTTTGAGGTGGGTTTGAGGGAGATTTGGGGGATCCCAGATGGGTTTGAGGGAGATTTGGGGGATCCCAGATGGGTTTTGGGCTCTCTGAGGGTTTGAGGTGGCTTTGGGGGATCCCACATAGGGTTTGCGGTTCTCTGAGGGTTTTGAGGTGGCTTTGGGTAGatctgggggggtcctgggtgggtttgagggagatttgggggggtcccgggtgggTTTgagggagatttgggggggtcccgggtgggTTTgagggagatttgggggggtcccgggtgggTTTgagggagatttgggggggtcccgggtgggTTTgagggagatttggggggggtcccagatgGGTTTTGGGGCTCTCTGAGGGGTTTGAGGTGGCTTTGGGGGATCCCGCATAGGGTTTGCGGTTCTCTGAGGGTTTTGAGGTGGCTTTGGGTAGatctgggggggtcctgggtgggtttgagggagatttgggggggtcccaggtgggTTTGAGGGAGAtttggggggtcccgggtgggTTTgagggagatttgggggggtcccagatGGGTTTTTGGGGCTCTCTGAGGGGTTTGAGGTGGCTTTGGGGGATCCCACATAGGGTTTGCGGTTCTCTGAGGGTTTTGAGGTGGCTTTGGGTAGatctggggggggtcctgggtgggtttgagggagatttgggggggtcctggaTGGGTTTGAGGGAGATTTGGGGGATCCCGGATGGGGTTTGTGGCTCTCTGAGGGGTTTGAGGTGGGTTTGAGGGAgatttggggggtcccaggtgggTTTTGTGGTTCTCTGAGGGGTTTGAGGTGACTTTGGGTAGatctggggggggtcctgggtggctTTGGGTAGAtttggggggtcccgggtgggTTTGGGtagatttggggggggtctaTGAGGCCTCagagagggtttgggggggatgggggggtcccggggggggacTGGGGACCCCGGGAAGGGGGTTGGGGGCGATTTAGGGGTCCTAGGGGAGGATTTGGGGGGTGGCTCGGGGGGTCTCGGGTGGGCTCGGGGGCCTGGGGGTGGTTGGAGGCCGCGGgtggggcccgggggggggtttgggggtgccggggggggggtccccgggggggggtcccggggcggggggtcccgtCCCCCGCTCACCTCGTCCCAGCGGATGAACTTGCTGCCCCGCACCAGCATCTCGGGGACCCGCGGCGGCTCCAGCGGGAGCGGGGGCCAGGGCCGGGCGCGGCGCCGCCATCGctgcggcgggccggggcgggggggcgggggccgccgggaggggcggggccacgggggcgggggccgcggcgggggcggggccgcggcggagcgAGGCTGCGGGGGCGTGGCTACGGCGGGGGCGTGGCTACGGCCGGGGCGTGGCTACGGCGGAGAGAGGCTACTGAGGCGTGGCTACGGCGAGGGCGTGGCTACGGCGGGAGCGAGGCTACGGGGCGTGGCTACGGCGGACAGAGGCTACGGCGGGAGCGTGGCTACGGCGGGGGCGTGGCTACGGCGGACAGAGGCTACGGGGGCGTGGCTACGGCGGGGGCGTGGCTACGGCGGGAGCGAGGCTACGGGGGCGTGGCTACGGCGGGGGGCGTGGCTACGGCGGACAGAGGCTACGGGGGCCGTGGCTACGGCGGGGGCGTGGCTACGGCTGGGGGCGTGGCTACAGCTGGGGCTACGGCGGGGGCGTGGCTACGGCGGGGGGGGCGTGGCTACGGCTGGGGCTACGGCGGGGGGCGTGGCTACGGCGCGGCAGAGGGGCGGCGCGCCAAGGGGCGGTACAGAGGGAAGCGGAGCCGCGGCCCCTTTAAGAGCGGCCGTGGGCCCACCCCGTCGCCGCTTTAAGGGTGGGCGTTGGCCTAGCGCGCCGCCGTGCGTGGGGCGTGGCCCCGCGCGCGGCGGAGGCGTGGCCcagggcggggcggcggcggcggcagaaaaggggcgcgcggcggcggcggcggccccagCGCCCCCGGAAGCGGAACCGGAGGAAAGGGGGGGGTGTGGCCGCTTCCGGCGCGGGCCGGTTCCGGTACCGGCATGGCGGCGCCGTgcggcgggccccggccccccccgcgccctcccccgctgccgccgTCGGGGCCGGGACCgagcgccggggccgggccccgcgtTTGCTTtgcggcgggggaggcggcggaggagggccccgggccggcggcAGGGGAAGGTGACGGTCCGGTACGACCGGCGGGAGCTGCGGAAGCGGCTCCACCTGGAGGAGTGGATCCTGGCCCAGCTAACGGCGCTCTACGACTGCCAGGTACCGGCAACCGGggggccccgcccctcccgggaCCCCTCCGGGGGTCGGTACCGGGGGACCCCGCCcctcccgggacccccccggacTCTGGCAACGTGaccccccggcctccccccggTACCGGGgacccctccccgccgccctcccaaccccaaatcccccggtaccgggaccccccgcccctccTGGGCCTCCCCCCGGTACCGGGGACCCCCTCGAGACCGGTATCGGgatccccgcagccccccccccaaccccaaatcCCCCGGTACCGGGGACCCTCCGAGACCGGtaccgggaccccccgccccctcctGGGCCTCCCCCCGGTACCGgggcccccccatgccccccccaaTTCAGGGGttcagccccggggggggggtggtgttggAGGCCTGGCCCTTCCCAGGCTCCTTTGCGAGGGGGTGGGGCCACATtgaggccccgccccccggtGGGGAGGGGtcatttttgggggggggcccCCCCCTGATCTTGGGGTCCCCCCCAGGAGGAGGAGATCCCCGAGCTGGAGATCGACGTGGACGAGCTGCTGGACATGGAGAGCGACGGCGCCCGCAGCGCCCCGCGTCCAGGTACCCCCAaacccggggggggtccccgaaaccccccaccccccccccgcggggggcacccccaaaccccggcGGGTCCCCagaaccccccaccccccccccgcgggggcacccccaaaccccggcGGGTCCCCagaaccccccacccccccccccgcgggggcacccccaaaccccggcGGGTCCCCagaacccccccaccccccccccgcgggggcacccccaaaccccggcGGGTCCCCagaaccccccaccccccccccgcgggggcacccccaaaccccggcGGGTCCCCagaaccccccaccccccccccgcggggggcacccccaaaccccggcGGGTCCCCGAAACCCCTcaccccccccgcggggggcacccccaaaccccggcGGGTCCCCGAaacccctcacccccccccgcggggggcaccccaaaacgccccacgcccccccgcaggggcacccccaaaccccggTGGGTCCCCagaacccccccacccccaaaaccccggGGGgctccccaaaacccccaagccccccaaaacccgggggggtccccagaaTCCACCAACGCCCCTGggggggcaccccaaaacccccccacccccccccgtgGGGGCGCCCCCAAAccccggggggtccccagaacccccccaacacccctggggggcaccccaaaaccccggggggggtccccaaaacctGGGCGGGTGGGAGCTGGCATGGGTGCATTGACGCTTCCCTGAAATTTTGGGGGTCctctgttttttgggggggctggagtGCGTGTGGGGGGTCCCCacaaattgggggggggggggctggaatgtgggggggggtccccaaaatctgggcaggggctgggagaagggggaCATCACAGTTGGGTTCCcccaaatttggggggggcTCCCCAAAAGCTGAGTAGGGGAGGGGGGGCCGTGTGGGAGCCTGAGGGGGCCCCCCGGAGCTTTTGGGGAGCCcccctggggttttgggggggcccCACGCCCCCCtgacacccccctcccccccccaggaGATCCTCGTTGACTGTTACAAGCCCACGGAggtgaggggggggggcaccccaacGCCTGGGGccccttttggggggggggggggtcacccctGGGTGCCTTGGGTGGGGCCTGGGGGTCACCCAGACACCGGGGTCCCCtatgggggtgggtgggggggggcaccccaatGCCTGGGGCccccttttgggggggggggggggtcacccctGGGTGCCTTGGGTGGGGCCTGGGGGTCACCCAGACACCAGGGTccccttttgggggggggtcacacctgggtcccctttttggaggggagggggcacctGGGTCTCTtgggtgggggctgggggtcacCCCAGGCACCTGGGTCCCCTttttgggtggggtggggggtcaCCCAAATGTCTGGGTCCCCTATTTGGGTGGGGGGTCACTCCGGGGGCCCCCTTTTGGGGGCCTGGGGGCACCCAAATGCCTATGTCTCCttttgggtggggggggggggggtcactcCAGGATCCcctttttggaggggggggggggcggcaccTGGGTCTCTtggtgggggctgggggtcacccagacacctgggtccccttttggggagggaggggtcACACCTGGGTCCCATTTTGGGTGTGGGGGGGCTGCCTGGACACCCAGGTccccttttgggggggggggagggggtcaCAACCCGGGTCcccctttttttgggggggggggtcacaccTGGGTCCCCTTTTTGGGTGGGGGGTCACACCTGGGTCCCccttttggggtggggtggggggggtcacCCAAATGTCTGGGTCCCCTATTTGGGTGGGGGGGTCACTCCACCGGGGGCCCCTTTTGGGGGCCTGGGGGCACCCAAATGCCTAGGTCTCCttttgggtggggggggggtcactCCAGGATCCcctttttggagggggggggggggcggcaccCTGGGTCTCTtgggtgggggctgggggtcacccagacacctgggtccaCTTTTGGGTGGGGGTCACACCTGGGTCCcctttttggggagggaggggtcACACCTGGGTcccattttggggtgggggggggctgcctggACACCCAGGtcccttttgggggggggggggggaggggtcaCAACCAGGTCCCCtttttggggcggggggggtcacacctgggtcccctttttggggggggggggggccaccCAGCCACCCGtgtccctgcccgcccccccagGCGTTCGTCGGTGATCTGCTAGAGAAGATCCGGGGGGATGCAGAAGCTCAACACCCCCCAGAAGAAatgaccccccccccaaattttgggggggaccccccccaattctggggacccccccagctttggggagggttgggggggCAACCCCCAATTCTGGGGACCCCCCGGATTTCCGGGTCCCCCTGCAGCGATAATCACTACACCCCCCgcaatccccccccccccgccagtaTTGGGGGGCCCCCagggggttttggggtccccccaggtgggcttttggggggggggaggggggattttaggggcttttttttaaggggttgggggttttttttctgaaattcatggctggttttttggggttgtttttatATGAATTTAATAAAAGGAACTTTGACATTTTGGGGTTCGCTTGTggccccccacccacccaacgGGGACCCAGGTGTTGGGGGGCACCCCCAACACCtggggccccccccccccaacactcGGCCACCACAGGAAGCTCCAATCCAGCTGTTTATTAACCCCCCCAAATTttgggggtcccccccaaaactcagggtccccccccagctcccccataAATTGGGGGACTCCAAACCcaactggggggtgggggaaccCCTCATGATTTTGGGGGGCTCCCTGATTTTGGCGGGGGGACCCCCTAAAGTGAGGGAGACCCCCCTGCCAGGGTGATTTGGGGGACCCCCTCTGATTTTGGGGGGCCCCCCCCCTAAAGCTCCCGGCCGCCGCTCGATCTTCAGCAGCTCCACCTCGAAAATGAGCACGGCCCCCCCCTGCCCAAAGGGGGGTCAGCACCCCCAAAtttccccctgcacccccaaaatcccccatttacaccccccaccctgcacccccccaatCCCACCTGAACCCCAAATTTCAGCTCCTGAACCCCTAAATCTTTGTAtttcaccccaaaacccaaccctagacccccccaaatccccacaCTTCTCCCCTGAACCCCCAAATTTCCCCTGAACCCCCCAAGTTGCACATTTttaacccccaaacccccacccTGGAACCCCCCAAATTGCCCCCCCCGAACGCCAAAATCGCTCATTTTtcacccccaaaaaccccaccctgGATGCTCCCCATCCCCCTGAACCCCAAATTCCCCCCTGAACTCCAAAATCGCTCAttttcaccccaaaaccccaccctgGATGCTCCCGATCCCCCTGAACCCCCAGATTTCCCCCTGAACCCCCAAATTTCCCCCtgaaccccccaaaccccaacctGGACCACCTACATttcccccccgcaccccaaaaTCTCTCCTTttcacccccaaaaccccaccccGTGCCCTCCTAatcccccctgaccccccaaATTTACCCTGAACGCCCAAATCCCTCATTTTCACCCCAAAAACCCTTCCAACCCCCAATTTTCCCCCTGAACCCCCAAATCTGTTATTTccatccccccaaaacccaccctaGACCCCCCCAATCCATCTGaacccccaaatccctcctTTTCACCCCAAAACCTCACCCTGGACCACCTAATGCCTCCTGTACCCCCAaatccctccttccccccccccatgaACCCCAAAACCCTCGGGGGGGGTCAGGGCTCACCTGGGATTTTTGGGGGGGCCCCCGCGGTCCCCGTAGCCTGGGGGGAGATGGGGTGTCATGGGGGGGCGACTGCACCCCAAGACTGGGGCACCCCCCCCAGGGGCCCTCATATTGGGGGGTCTCTCCCCCTTAAATTTAGGGGAATCACCTTAAATCCCTCTCCCCAAGGGGGTGGGTCCCCATAATTTGGAGTctcccaacccccccaaaaagaagaaatcccagcccccccccaaatttggggtcccccccgcTTCAGGGTCCCCCCACAtttcagccccccccccccaagtcttTGCTCCCCCTTTTTGGGGGCCCCCCCATTTTTAGGCTGCTCCCCTCACGCTGCTGTATTTTGGGGTCCCTCCCCAGTCCCACCCTCCCATTTGGGGTCCCCCCACACTCGGGGGTcccccattcccccccccccatttttggGGTCCCCC
Coding sequences within it:
- the PPP1R14B gene encoding LOW QUALITY PROTEIN: protein phosphatase 1 regulatory subunit 14B (The sequence of the model RefSeq protein was modified relative to this genomic sequence to represent the inferred CDS: deleted 2 bases in 2 codons); translated protein: MAAPCGGPRPPPRPPPLPPSGPGPSAGAGPRVCFAAGEAAEEAPGRRQGKVTVRYDRRELRKRLHLEEWILAQLTALYDCQEEEIPELEIDVDELLDMESDGARSEILVDCYKPTEAFVGDLLEKIRGMQKLNTPQKK
- the FKBP2 gene encoding LOW QUALITY PROTEIN: peptidyl-prolyl cis-trans isomerase FKBP2 (The sequence of the model RefSeq protein was modified relative to this genomic sequence to represent the inferred CDS: substituted 1 base at 1 genomic stop codon), which translates into the protein MHYTGHLEDGSQFDSSLSRDQPFVFSLGTGQVIKGWDQGLLGMCEGEKRKLVIPPELGYGDRGGPPKNPRXGGAVLIFEVELLKIERRPGALGGGPPKIRGGPPNHPGRGVSLTLGGPPAKIREPPKIMRGSPTPQLGLESPNLWGSWGGTLSFGGDPQNLGGLINSWIGASCGGRVLGGGGPRCWGCPPTPGSPLGGWGATSEPQNVKVPFIKFI